From Mucilaginibacter rubeus, a single genomic window includes:
- a CDS encoding type I restriction endonuclease subunit R: protein MANGIHTEQTFEAAIELALLNGGGYVNGYSNDFDVSLGIFPGYVTNFLKTTQPKEWQKINTIHKTEVEKKVLNRLLKELDLRGSLDVLRNGFTDYGVKFKMAYFKPESSLNPTAAELYNKNHLSVTRQLFYERKGNNSIDMVLSLNGLPIVTIELKNQFTGQDITNAKKQYVYDREPTEPIFQFKKRTLVHFAVDTDECYMTTKLDGKHTRYLPFNLGNNNGAGNPTNYTSYRTSYLWEYVWAKDSFIDIIAKFLHLSVEEFEFNGVTKVKETIVFPRYHQMEVVRKVSDNARMLGTGHNYLIQHSAGSGKSNSIAWLSYRLSSLHDANNNRIFDSVIVITDRKVLDNQLQNTIYQFEHKQGVVQKIDKDSQQLADAITSGSNIIITTLQKFPFILDKIGELPKRKYAVVIDEAHSSQGGEATKKMKEILAAKSLEEAEIDESFSGLDEDAEDAIRKSMEARGKQENLSFFAFTATPKAKTVEVFGTPGADGKPKPFHLYSMRQAIEEGFILDVLRNYTTYKTFYKLSKQIEDDPDVNKKQAARAISRFLSLHPHNLAQKTEVMVEHFRQVVAKKIGGKAKAMVVTSSRLHAVRYKEEFDNYIAIRGYNDIKTIVAFSGKVVYDAYPDGVTEVDLNGFKEKELPKKFNTDEYQLLLVADKYQTGFDQPLLHTMYVDKKLSGVKAVQTLSRLNRMCAGKDDTFVLDFANETEEILNSFQPYYELTTVESTTDPNHLYDLETEIKKARVIWDTEVDNFCNVFFKHTKALSPAEQGKLNAYVDPAVDRYKQLPAEQTKNDTLSAEATQEGFKNALQSFVRLYSFLTQIMPFTDVNLEKLYTYGKFLLRKLPRNANDRFQLGDEVSLEYYRLQKVAENNILMEPQGEYGLDGKNEAGIRMSKEERAALSEIIEVLNKRFSTEFNDADKLYFDQIEEAVASADKIELQAQTNTFENFLFAFDDVFMDSLISRMEQNQDIFSKILDDKEFGELVKKMIARRVYNRFNKKVA, encoded by the coding sequence ATGGCAAACGGTATCCATACTGAACAAACTTTTGAAGCCGCTATTGAGCTGGCGCTACTTAATGGCGGCGGGTATGTAAACGGATACTCCAACGATTTTGATGTTAGCTTAGGTATTTTCCCCGGTTATGTTACCAATTTCCTAAAAACCACACAGCCTAAAGAGTGGCAGAAAATAAACACTATTCATAAAACAGAAGTTGAGAAAAAAGTATTAAACCGACTACTGAAAGAATTGGACTTGCGTGGTTCACTGGATGTGCTACGAAATGGGTTCACCGATTATGGCGTAAAATTTAAGATGGCTTATTTTAAGCCGGAGTCCTCCCTTAATCCAACCGCAGCGGAGCTTTACAATAAGAACCATTTATCAGTAACCAGACAGCTGTTTTACGAGCGCAAGGGCAATAATTCCATTGATATGGTATTATCCCTCAACGGGCTGCCAATTGTTACTATAGAGCTTAAAAATCAGTTTACTGGTCAAGATATTACCAACGCTAAGAAGCAGTACGTCTATGACCGGGAGCCAACTGAGCCAATATTTCAATTTAAGAAACGTACACTGGTGCACTTCGCTGTAGATACTGATGAGTGCTACATGACAACCAAGCTGGATGGCAAGCACACTCGTTACCTGCCTTTCAACTTAGGCAACAACAATGGTGCTGGTAACCCTACAAATTATACCAGTTACAGAACTTCTTATTTGTGGGAGTATGTATGGGCTAAAGATAGTTTCATAGACATAATCGCCAAGTTCTTACACCTGAGCGTTGAAGAATTTGAGTTTAATGGTGTTACCAAAGTAAAAGAAACAATTGTATTCCCCCGGTATCATCAAATGGAGGTGGTACGTAAGGTAAGTGACAACGCCCGGATGTTGGGCACAGGCCATAATTACTTGATACAGCATAGTGCAGGTTCCGGCAAAAGTAATAGTATTGCTTGGTTATCTTACCGCCTGTCCAGCCTCCATGATGCTAACAACAACCGCATATTTGACTCTGTTATCGTTATCACCGACCGCAAGGTGCTGGATAACCAATTGCAAAATACCATTTACCAGTTTGAACATAAACAGGGCGTGGTGCAAAAAATTGATAAGGATTCGCAACAATTAGCCGATGCCATTACATCCGGCTCAAATATCATTATAACCACGCTGCAAAAATTTCCGTTCATTTTAGATAAGATTGGGGAGTTGCCCAAACGTAAGTATGCTGTTGTAATAGATGAAGCGCACAGTTCACAAGGCGGCGAAGCTACTAAAAAGATGAAGGAAATATTGGCGGCAAAATCGCTGGAAGAAGCCGAGATAGATGAAAGTTTTTCAGGCTTGGATGAAGATGCCGAGGATGCTATCCGTAAATCAATGGAGGCAAGAGGTAAGCAAGAGAACCTGAGTTTCTTTGCGTTCACGGCTACACCCAAAGCTAAGACGGTAGAAGTGTTTGGTACCCCCGGCGCTGATGGTAAGCCTAAACCGTTTCATCTGTACTCTATGCGGCAGGCCATTGAAGAAGGATTTATATTAGACGTATTGCGCAATTACACTACCTACAAAACCTTCTATAAACTATCCAAGCAGATTGAAGATGACCCGGACGTAAATAAGAAACAGGCAGCAAGGGCAATATCAAGGTTTCTATCATTACACCCGCATAACCTCGCCCAAAAAACAGAAGTGATGGTAGAACACTTCCGGCAGGTGGTCGCTAAGAAAATCGGCGGAAAGGCTAAGGCAATGGTGGTAACCAGTTCACGTTTACACGCAGTTAGATACAAGGAAGAGTTTGATAACTACATCGCTATACGTGGGTATAACGACATTAAAACAATTGTGGCGTTCTCTGGTAAGGTGGTTTACGATGCTTACCCGGATGGTGTTACCGAAGTGGACTTGAATGGTTTTAAGGAGAAGGAACTACCTAAGAAGTTTAATACTGATGAATACCAATTATTATTGGTTGCTGATAAGTACCAAACCGGGTTTGACCAACCACTACTGCATACTATGTATGTAGACAAAAAGCTTTCAGGGGTTAAGGCAGTACAAACCCTATCCCGCCTAAACCGCATGTGTGCAGGTAAGGATGATACATTTGTGCTGGACTTTGCGAACGAGACAGAAGAGATACTTAACTCATTCCAACCTTATTACGAACTAACAACGGTTGAGAGTACCACCGACCCAAACCACTTGTACGACTTGGAGACAGAGATTAAGAAAGCAAGGGTAATATGGGACACAGAGGTAGACAACTTCTGTAACGTATTTTTTAAGCACACTAAGGCATTATCTCCGGCAGAGCAGGGCAAACTAAACGCCTATGTAGACCCGGCTGTTGACCGGTACAAACAGTTACCAGCTGAGCAAACTAAGAATGACACACTAAGTGCGGAGGCAACGCAGGAGGGCTTTAAAAATGCTCTACAATCGTTCGTGAGGTTATATTCATTTCTTACTCAAATAATGCCCTTTACAGATGTTAACTTAGAAAAACTTTACACTTACGGTAAATTCCTATTGCGCAAGCTCCCCCGTAATGCAAATGACCGGTTTCAATTGGGGGATGAGGTATCATTAGAGTACTATCGGCTGCAAAAGGTTGCTGAGAATAACATCTTAATGGAACCGCAGGGCGAGTACGGCTTAGACGGTAAGAATGAGGCCGGTATCCGCATGAGTAAAGAAGAGCGAGCGGCACTATCGGAAATTATTGAGGTGCTTAACAAGCGTTTCTCTACTGAGTTCAACGATGCCGACAAGCTTTATTTCGACCAGATAGAAGAAGCGGTAGCCAGCGCAGATAAAATAGAGCTACAAGCCCAAACTAATACGTTTGAAAATTTTTTGTTTGCTTTCGATGATGTCTTTATGGATAGCTTGATAAGTCGTATGGAGCAAAATCAAGATATTTTTTCAAAAATATTGGATGACAAAGAGTTCGGAGAATTGGTAAAGAAAATGATTGCACGAAGGGTATATAACCGTTTCAATAAAAAGGTAGCTTAG
- a CDS encoding restriction endonuclease subunit S, translating into MEKYSNYKDSSVDWIGDIPQYWDIKKVKFVGNVMPSNVDKKTVEGEQQIDLCNYVDVYKNDFITADMAFMTATASDSQIEKFSLKAGDVIATKDSEDPTDIAVPAFVPKDIQGVICGYHLTLMRPDANQLNGNFLFWLIKSTYYNQFFSTQANGITRYGIGTYSFKNVPIILPSINEQKHIAHYLNTKTAKIDKLISDKERLTELLNEECIAIINQAVTRGIDLNVPMKDSAIDWLGDVPRHWQVKRMKYLCDIGTGDKDTENREDDGAYPFYVRSQTIERISSYSFDGEAILTAGDGVGVCKVWHYVDGKFDYHQRVYRMSDFKEVSGKYLYYYLKYNFEKEVKKLSAKSTVDSLRRPMFQNFLVSFGSITEQASIVNYVEAEEKRIENIIDKTKQEIELLKEYKTSLISEVVTGKVDVRNEVIPETGYLTLAS; encoded by the coding sequence ATGGAAAAATACTCAAATTATAAAGATTCAAGCGTTGATTGGATTGGAGATATACCTCAATACTGGGACATTAAGAAAGTAAAATTTGTCGGTAATGTCATGCCAAGTAACGTAGACAAAAAGACTGTTGAAGGCGAGCAGCAGATAGATCTATGCAATTATGTTGATGTTTATAAAAATGACTTTATCACCGCTGACATGGCATTTATGACGGCAACCGCCAGCGATAGTCAAATTGAAAAATTTTCACTTAAAGCTGGGGACGTTATTGCAACTAAAGATAGTGAAGACCCGACTGATATTGCTGTACCGGCATTTGTGCCAAAGGATATACAAGGTGTTATATGCGGTTATCACCTTACCTTGATGCGTCCAGACGCCAATCAACTTAACGGTAATTTTTTGTTTTGGCTAATTAAGTCAACATACTACAATCAATTCTTTTCAACACAGGCAAATGGTATAACAAGATATGGAATAGGAACTTACTCGTTTAAAAATGTTCCGATTATATTGCCTTCAATAAACGAACAAAAACATATAGCGCATTATCTTAATACAAAAACCGCTAAAATAGATAAACTCATTAGCGACAAAGAAAGGTTAACAGAGTTACTGAATGAAGAGTGCATCGCAATCATTAATCAGGCCGTTACCAGAGGCATAGACCTTAATGTACCTATGAAAGATAGTGCAATTGATTGGCTGGGTGACGTGCCGAGACATTGGCAAGTGAAAAGAATGAAATATCTATGCGACATTGGAACGGGTGATAAAGATACTGAAAACCGTGAAGACGATGGTGCTTATCCGTTTTACGTTCGCTCTCAAACGATTGAAAGAATTTCGAGCTACTCATTTGATGGTGAGGCAATTCTTACCGCAGGCGATGGCGTTGGAGTATGTAAAGTCTGGCACTACGTAGATGGTAAATTTGACTACCATCAACGTGTATACAGAATGAGTGACTTTAAAGAAGTTTCGGGTAAATATTTATATTATTATTTGAAATATAACTTTGAGAAAGAAGTAAAGAAGCTATCAGCGAAGTCAACGGTAGATTCTTTAAGACGACCAATGTTTCAGAACTTCTTAGTCTCGTTTGGTTCTATCACAGAACAGGCTTCAATTGTCAATTACGTTGAGGCAGAAGAAAAAAGAATTGAAAATATAATTGATAAAACAAAGCAAGAAATTGAATTGCTAAAAGAGTATAAAACTTCCCTGATTTCAGAAGTAGTTACTGGTAAAGTAGATGTGCGTAATGAAGTAATACCTGAAACAGGATACCTAACCTTAGCATCATAA
- a CDS encoding class I SAM-dependent DNA methyltransferase has product MKNFKEYANFIWSIADLLRGDYKQSDYGKVILPLTVLRRLDCVLDPTKEAVLDKYKFVTASKIQNIDPILNKVSGYSFHNRSQFSFEKLIADPNNIAANLIEYINGFSTDAREIIEQFEFENQITRMDNADLLFMIIKRFQEVDLHPDKVSSMEMGYMFEELIRKFAELSNETAGEHFTPREVIRLMINLLFYDDRDILARKGTIKTIYDCCAGTGGMLSVAEEYLHELNPDARLQVFGQELNPESYAICKSDMLIKGQNPVNIKRGNSISEDQLSTEKFDYLITNPPFGVKWEKIAKKVKAEHDEKGFGGRFGAGLPASSDGSFLFLMHLISKMKPEGSRLAIVFNGSPLFAGSPSSTKNESSIRQWIIENDLLEAIVALPNQLFYNTGIGTYIWIITNHKPANRKGKVQLINAVDFSKKMGKSLGDKRNELSPDHIKTITNIYGDFQPGEYSKIFDNKDFGYYKVTVERPERDAKGNIKMDKNGKPKADSSLRDTENIPLKEDINTYMQLEVLPHVPDAWVDETKTRTGYEINFTKYFYQYKPLRTLNEIRRDILALEEETAGLINEVIA; this is encoded by the coding sequence ATGAAGAACTTTAAAGAATACGCAAACTTTATTTGGTCAATAGCCGATCTTTTAAGGGGAGATTACAAGCAAAGTGACTATGGTAAAGTCATACTTCCCTTAACAGTATTGAGAAGGTTGGACTGTGTACTTGACCCTACAAAAGAAGCGGTACTTGATAAATATAAATTTGTAACTGCCTCTAAAATTCAGAACATTGACCCAATCCTCAATAAGGTATCGGGGTACAGCTTTCACAACCGCAGCCAGTTTAGTTTTGAAAAGCTGATTGCAGACCCGAATAACATCGCCGCTAATCTAATAGAGTACATTAACGGTTTCTCAACGGATGCACGTGAAATTATTGAGCAGTTTGAGTTTGAGAACCAGATTACCCGGATGGATAATGCCGACCTGCTGTTTATGATAATCAAACGGTTTCAGGAAGTAGACCTTCACCCTGATAAGGTAAGCAGTATGGAGATGGGGTATATGTTTGAAGAACTAATACGCAAGTTTGCAGAGCTTTCAAACGAAACGGCCGGGGAGCATTTTACGCCACGTGAGGTAATACGCCTGATGATTAACTTGCTGTTTTACGATGATCGGGACATACTTGCACGTAAGGGCACTATTAAGACCATATATGATTGCTGTGCCGGTACCGGTGGGATGCTAAGTGTTGCAGAAGAATACCTGCATGAACTTAACCCTGATGCACGTTTACAGGTATTCGGGCAGGAGCTTAACCCTGAGTCTTACGCTATCTGTAAATCGGACATGTTGATCAAGGGGCAGAACCCTGTTAATATCAAACGAGGTAATAGCATATCAGAAGACCAGCTATCTACTGAGAAATTTGATTACCTGATTACCAACCCACCTTTTGGTGTTAAGTGGGAGAAGATAGCTAAAAAGGTTAAAGCTGAGCATGACGAGAAAGGTTTTGGTGGTCGTTTTGGTGCAGGCTTGCCGGCTTCGAGCGACGGTTCGTTTTTGTTCCTGATGCACCTGATTTCTAAAATGAAGCCGGAAGGTTCCCGGTTGGCTATTGTGTTCAACGGTTCGCCTCTGTTTGCGGGTAGCCCAAGCTCCACTAAGAATGAAAGCAGCATACGCCAATGGATAATTGAGAATGACCTGTTAGAAGCTATTGTAGCCCTGCCTAATCAACTATTTTACAATACTGGCATCGGCACCTATATATGGATAATAACTAACCACAAGCCTGCTAATAGAAAAGGCAAGGTGCAGTTGATTAACGCAGTAGACTTTTCTAAGAAGATGGGTAAATCCCTTGGCGACAAACGTAACGAGTTAAGCCCCGACCACATAAAAACCATCACCAATATATACGGCGACTTCCAGCCGGGGGAATACAGTAAGATATTTGACAACAAGGATTTTGGGTACTATAAGGTTACGGTAGAACGCCCTGAACGTGATGCTAAGGGCAATATCAAAATGGACAAGAACGGTAAACCAAAAGCAGATAGCAGTTTACGGGATACTGAGAATATACCGTTGAAAGAAGACATAAATACTTACATGCAGCTTGAGGTACTGCCGCACGTGCCCGATGCTTGGGTTGATGAAACTAAGACACGTACTGGTTATGAGATAAACTTTACCAAGTATTTCTATCAGTATAAACCGCTACGCACATTGAATGAAATACGCCGGGACATATTGGCTTTAGAAGAAGAAACAGCGGGCTTGATTAATGAGGTAATTGCCTGA
- a CDS encoding tyrosine-type recombinase/integrase: MKINPNRAKSLKEKNRLLAKLLFEFKKALDNNWNPNETKIDVTPVYESEITVQEAFQQFEAHKLSSPYSIFYKRQLSSVSNQFLNFLSDKEKVSTIKNLNPFSAERFLNQFKGTPTQYMNKRRALGVFMAEFVRKKYIPVNYAKSAPRLKTKATLHKTYTKEQLTALLNHLKATNYELYLCCLISYGCLLRPHHEIRFLKKKHFNQDYTQISLSGFENKSARIRVVGVPEYVRKDLIERLTKISNPDANIFSLTVEPYNEYYFSLNWTRARPALLADGLLQPDQTIYSFRHTAAVDVYTRTKDLHIVQQLMGHSTMVVTLKYLRGLGEINIEQLKDVLPMLEI, translated from the coding sequence TTGAAGATAAACCCTAACCGGGCAAAATCCCTTAAAGAGAAAAATCGCTTGTTGGCAAAATTACTTTTCGAATTTAAGAAAGCACTGGACAATAACTGGAACCCGAATGAAACTAAGATTGATGTTACACCTGTTTATGAAAGTGAGATAACAGTACAGGAAGCCTTTCAACAATTTGAAGCACATAAACTATCAAGCCCCTACAGTATATTCTATAAACGACAACTAAGCAGCGTTAGTAACCAGTTTTTAAATTTTCTTTCAGATAAAGAAAAGGTTAGTACTATTAAGAACCTGAATCCTTTTAGTGCAGAACGTTTTCTAAATCAGTTCAAAGGAACCCCTACACAATACATGAATAAGCGTCGTGCGTTGGGGGTTTTCATGGCGGAATTTGTTCGTAAAAAATATATACCAGTAAACTACGCCAAATCAGCACCCCGGCTAAAAACTAAAGCTACACTTCATAAAACTTACACCAAAGAACAACTCACAGCATTGTTAAACCACTTAAAGGCTACCAATTATGAGTTGTATCTGTGCTGCCTTATTTCTTATGGTTGTTTGCTACGCCCACACCATGAAATCAGATTTTTGAAAAAGAAACATTTCAATCAGGATTACACTCAAATATCCCTTTCAGGCTTTGAAAACAAGAGCGCACGAATTCGTGTAGTGGGCGTACCTGAATATGTACGCAAAGACCTCATTGAACGGTTAACTAAAATATCCAACCCGGATGCAAATATATTTTCATTAACCGTCGAGCCTTACAATGAGTACTATTTTAGTTTGAACTGGACACGTGCAAGACCTGCATTATTAGCAGACGGCTTACTGCAACCCGACCAAACAATTTACTCCTTTCGTCACACTGCCGCCGTTGATGTGTACACTCGTACCAAAGATTTGCATATAGTTCAACAGCTTATGGGGCATTCTACAATGGTTGTTACCCTGAAATATCTACGTGGTTTAGGCGAGATTAATATTGAGCAATTGAAAGACGTTTTGCCGATGTTGGAGATTTAG